The segment GAAATGCAGTTGTTAAACGGAAACCAAACGATGGTCGTTATGACACATTATCTTTTGGATCAATGGAAAAAATCAGGGAAAATTGACGGAAAGCAATTCATCGGTTCAACCATAGTTTCAACACCAATGATGCTGGAATTGGCTTCGGCTTATGGAGTTGAATGCAAAGTTGGTTTAACCGGTTTCAAATGGATTGCTAAATTTATCAGAGACTTTTCCGATCTGAAATTTATTGGCGGTGGCGAAGAAAGTTTCGGCTATATGGTTGGCGATGCTGTTCGCGATAAAGATGCTGTTGGTGCTATTTTGCTGATGTGTGAAATTGCGGCGCAGGCCAAAGAAAAAGGAAGTTCGGTTTACAAAGAGTTAGAACAGATGTATGTTGACTTTGGTTTTTATAAAGAACATTTAATTTCGATTACCAAAAAGGGAATTGAAGGTGCTAACCAAATCAAGCAAATGATGGTTGACATGCGTGAAAAACCAGTTTCTGAAATAAACGGTCAGCGTGTGATTATGGTTGAAGATTACCAAAACTCAACAGCGAAAAATCTTTTAACCAATGAAACCGAAACCCTATTCATTCCAAAATCGGATGTGTTGATTTATTATTTGGAAGACGGTTCTAAAATTTGCGCACGTCCAAGTGGAACCGAGCCAAAAATAAAATTCTATTTTAGTGTAAATACTGCTATTGAAAATGTGGCTGAAATTCCGGCTGCTGAAGCATTTTTGGATACTAAAATTGCAAATATAATTTCAGAAATGCAACTGAACTAATGGATAATAATCTCAAAAAATTAATTCCTTTTGCACTGAAATATAAGAAACACATTGTTATGAATGTTTTCTTCAATATTTTCTATGCCTTATTCTCTACTTTATTGATGGTGTCGATGATACCAACATTGAATGTGTTGTTTGGACTGAATGAAAAAGTAACCACAGCACCGGTTTTTACAGGAATTGGAGATATTAAACAATACGCCGAATCATTTTTAAATTATAAAATAACCACTTTAACAGCCAATTACGATTTTAAAATTGCCTTGTTATTTGTTATTTCCATCATTATTACAACCGCTTTTTTAAAGAATGCGACCAACTATTTTGCATCTTATCATGTCACCCGACTCAGAACCGGCGTTTTAAAAGATATTCGTGAAAAGTTATACAAAAAGATCATTAATTTGCCTATCTCCTATTATTCTGAAAAAAGAAAAGGTGATGTTATGGCGAGAATGTTAGGCGATGTAAACGAAGTGCAAAATTCCTTTTTTCAAGTATTGGAATTGGTAGTCAGAGAACCTTTGACGATTCTTTTTTCGATTGTCACGATGTTTATCATCAGTCCGAAACTAACCTTGTTTGTGTTTCTTTTTATACCGATATCCGGAATTTTAATTTCGAGAGTTGGTAAAAACTTAAAAGCAAAATCAACGCGTGCCCAACAGGAAAATGGTATTTACATTTCTGTTTTGGATGAAACTTTAAGCGGCATGAAAGTCGTAAAAGGTTACAACGCTGAGGGAACTTTTATTGAAAAATTCAACGCTTCCATCAACCGCTTGTTGAGATTATCAAACAGCATTGGCAACAAAAACAACTTGGCTTCACCATTGAGCGAATTTCTTGGAATCTTGACAATCGCAACATTGTTATGGTATGGCGGACAAATGGTTATTGTGGAAAAATCATTGACATCAACTACTTTCATTACTTATATTGCTTTAGCTTATACGATTTTAACACCCGCAAAAGCCATATCCAAAGCGTCATATCAGGTAAAAAGTGGTTTGGCTGCGGCCGAAAGAGTCTTCACGTTGATGGAGCAGAAAAATGAAATCACCAGCAAAGAAAATGCAGTTCAGAAGACCACATTCGAAAGTGGCATTTCATTGGAAAACATCAATTTCAGATACCAGGAAGAAAATGTATTGAAAAACTTCTCTTTACATATTCCTAAGGGAAAAACCGTTGCCTTGGTTGGACAATCGGGTTCCGGAAAAAGTACGATTGCCAACTTACTAACGCGTTTTTATGACGTAAACGAAGGGAAGATTACCATTGACAACATTGATATCAAAGACATGAATCTGCAATCACTGCGCGGATTGATGGGATTGGTGACACAGGATTCTATTTTATTCAACGATACCATTAAATCGAATATTTCATTAGGAAAACCTGATGCCACAGACGAAGAAATCATAGAAGCTTTGAAAATTGCCAACGCTTACGAATTTGTAAAAGAGTTGCCGGAAGGAATCTATACGAACATTGGCGATAGCGGAAACAAACTTTCGGGTGGACAAAAACAACGCTTATCAATCGCACGGGCGGTTTTGAAAAATCCACCGATAATGATTTTGGATGAAGCTACTTCGGCTTTGGATACTGAAAGCGAAAGATTGGTACAAATTGCTTTGGAAAACATGATGCAAAACAGAACATCGATTGTTATTGCGCACCGACTTTCGACCATTCAAAAAGCAGACTTCATTGTAGTAATGCAAAAAGGAAAAATTGTAGAACAAGGAAATCACGACGAACTTTTAGCCAAAAATGGAACCTATTCTAAATTAGTTACGATGCAGTCATTTGATTAAATTGGCTTATAACTAATTACTTTCCACTCTTTATCCAATAAATT is part of the Flavobacterium sangjuense genome and harbors:
- a CDS encoding ABC transporter ATP-binding protein, encoding MDNNLKKLIPFALKYKKHIVMNVFFNIFYALFSTLLMVSMIPTLNVLFGLNEKVTTAPVFTGIGDIKQYAESFLNYKITTLTANYDFKIALLFVISIIITTAFLKNATNYFASYHVTRLRTGVLKDIREKLYKKIINLPISYYSEKRKGDVMARMLGDVNEVQNSFFQVLELVVREPLTILFSIVTMFIISPKLTLFVFLFIPISGILISRVGKNLKAKSTRAQQENGIYISVLDETLSGMKVVKGYNAEGTFIEKFNASINRLLRLSNSIGNKNNLASPLSEFLGILTIATLLWYGGQMVIVEKSLTSTTFITYIALAYTILTPAKAISKASYQVKSGLAAAERVFTLMEQKNEITSKENAVQKTTFESGISLENINFRYQEENVLKNFSLHIPKGKTVALVGQSGSGKSTIANLLTRFYDVNEGKITIDNIDIKDMNLQSLRGLMGLVTQDSILFNDTIKSNISLGKPDATDEEIIEALKIANAYEFVKELPEGIYTNIGDSGNKLSGGQKQRLSIARAVLKNPPIMILDEATSALDTESERLVQIALENMMQNRTSIVIAHRLSTIQKADFIVVMQKGKIVEQGNHDELLAKNGTYSKLVTMQSFD